A single region of the Enterobacter cloacae complex sp. R_G8 genome encodes:
- the ribA gene encoding GTP cyclohydrolase II encodes MQLKRVAEAKLPTPWGDFLMVGFEELATGQDHVALVYGDISGQTPVLSRVHSECLTGDALFSLRCDCGFQLEAALSHIAEEGRGVLLYHRQEGRNIGLLNKIRAYALQDQGYDTVEANHQLGFAADERDFTLCADMFKLLGVDEVRLLTNNPKKVEILTEAGINIVERVPLIVGRNPKNAHYLDTKAAKMGHLLSE; translated from the coding sequence ATGCAGCTTAAACGTGTGGCAGAAGCCAAACTGCCAACCCCATGGGGCGATTTCCTGATGGTGGGATTTGAAGAACTGGCTACCGGACAAGATCACGTCGCCCTGGTGTATGGCGACATTTCAGGGCAGACCCCGGTACTGTCTCGCGTTCATTCGGAATGTTTGACCGGCGATGCGTTGTTCAGCCTGCGCTGTGATTGCGGTTTCCAGCTGGAAGCAGCACTCTCTCATATTGCCGAAGAAGGCCGTGGCGTGCTGCTTTATCACCGCCAGGAAGGGCGTAATATTGGCCTGCTGAATAAAATCCGCGCCTACGCACTGCAGGATCAGGGTTACGATACGGTGGAAGCGAATCACCAGCTTGGCTTTGCCGCCGATGAGCGTGATTTCACGCTGTGTGCGGATATGTTCAAGCTGCTGGGCGTGGATGAAGTGCGACTGCTGACCAATAACCCGAAAAAGGTCGAAATTCTGACCGAGGCGGGGATCAATATCGTTGAGCGTGTACCGCTTATCGTGGGACGTAACCCGAAAAACGCGCACTACCTCGATACCAAAGCCGCCAAAATGGGGCATCTGCTGAGCGAGTGA
- the osmB gene encoding osmotically-inducible lipoprotein OsmB — MTLTSKKLAAAVLAITVAMSLSACSNWSKRDRNTAIGAGAGAIGGAVLTDGSTLGTLGGAAVGGIIGHQVGK, encoded by the coding sequence ATGACCTTAACCAGCAAAAAATTAGCCGCCGCTGTTCTGGCAATCACTGTAGCGATGTCCCTGAGCGCATGCTCTAACTGGTCTAAACGTGACCGTAACACCGCCATTGGCGCCGGTGCTGGTGCAATCGGTGGTGCAGTATTAACAGATGGTAGTACGCTGGGTACATTAGGTGGTGCTGCTGTTGGTGGTATTATCGGTCACCAGGTAGGCAAATAA
- the pyrF gene encoding orotidine-5'-phosphate decarboxylase produces the protein MTSVTSSTSRVVTDSPVVVALDYNKRDAALAFVDGIDPRDCRLKVGKEMFTLFGPQIVRDLQQRGFDVFLDLKFHDIPNTTAHAVAAAAELGVWMVNVHASGGARMMTAAREALLPFGKDAPLLIAVTVLTSMDENDLRDLGVTLSPADHAERLARLTQNCGLDGVVCSAQEAVRFKTELGQNFKLVTPGIRPAGSEAGDQRRIMTPEQALAAGVDYMVIGRPVTQSANPAETLKAINASLKKGA, from the coding sequence ATGACGTCTGTTACTTCCTCCACTTCCCGCGTAGTTACTGATTCTCCTGTTGTTGTTGCTCTCGATTATAATAAGCGTGACGCCGCTCTGGCTTTTGTCGACGGTATCGATCCTCGCGACTGCCGTCTGAAAGTGGGCAAAGAGATGTTCACGTTATTTGGACCGCAAATCGTGCGCGATCTGCAACAACGCGGTTTTGACGTTTTTCTCGACCTCAAATTCCATGATATCCCTAACACCACGGCACACGCCGTTGCCGCCGCCGCCGAGTTGGGTGTATGGATGGTCAACGTGCATGCATCGGGTGGGGCGAGAATGATGACAGCCGCGCGTGAAGCGCTTCTGCCGTTTGGTAAGGATGCACCATTGCTGATTGCGGTAACGGTACTGACGAGCATGGACGAAAACGACTTACGCGACCTGGGTGTGACGTTGTCACCTGCCGATCACGCAGAACGCCTTGCCCGTCTGACCCAGAATTGCGGTCTGGATGGTGTCGTCTGTTCTGCGCAGGAAGCGGTGCGTTTCAAAACGGAACTGGGCCAGAATTTCAAACTGGTCACGCCGGGTATCCGTCCTGCGGGCAGTGAGGCTGGCGATCAGCGCCGTATTATGACCCCTGAGCAGGCGCTGGCGGCAGGCGTGGATTACATGGTCATTGGCCGTCCGGTGACCCAATCTGCCAATCCGGCAGAGACGCTTAAGGCTATCAATGCATCACTGAAAAAGGGGGCGTAA
- the lapB gene encoding lipopolysaccharide assembly protein LapB, which yields MLELLFLLLPVAAAYGWYMGRRSAQQTKQDEANRLSRDYVAGVNFLLSNQQDKAVDLFLDMLKEDTGTVEAHLTLGNLFRSRGEVDRAIRIHQTLMESASLTYDQRLLAVQQLGRDYMAAGLYDRAEDMFSQLVDETDFRIGALQQLLQIYQATSDWQKAIDTAERLVKLGKDKQRVEIAHFYCELALQQMGNDDMDKAMTLLKKGAAADRNSARISIMMGRVFMASGDYAKAVESLLRVIDQDKELVSETLEMLQTCYQQLDKQDEWVAFLRRCVEENTGATAELMLSDVVEQHEGSDTAQVYITRQLQRHPTMRVFHKLMDYHLNDAEEGRAKESLMVLRDMVGEQVRSKPRYRCQKCGFTAYTLYWHCPSCRAWSTIKPIRGLDGQ from the coding sequence ATGCTGGAGTTGTTGTTTCTGCTTTTGCCTGTAGCCGCTGCCTATGGCTGGTATATGGGCCGCAGAAGTGCGCAACAAACAAAACAGGATGAGGCGAACCGACTCTCCCGCGACTACGTTGCGGGGGTGAACTTCCTCCTGAGCAATCAGCAGGACAAAGCGGTTGATCTGTTCCTCGACATGTTAAAAGAGGACACCGGGACCGTTGAAGCACACCTGACCCTGGGCAACCTGTTCCGCTCGCGCGGCGAAGTTGACCGCGCCATTCGCATTCACCAAACCCTCATGGAAAGCGCCTCGTTGACCTACGATCAGCGTCTGCTGGCAGTACAACAGCTGGGACGTGATTACATGGCGGCAGGGTTGTATGACCGTGCCGAAGACATGTTCTCGCAGCTGGTGGACGAAACAGATTTCCGCATTGGCGCGCTACAGCAGTTATTGCAGATTTACCAGGCCACCAGCGACTGGCAGAAAGCCATTGATACCGCTGAACGTCTGGTGAAGCTGGGTAAAGACAAACAGCGCGTTGAGATAGCCCATTTTTACTGCGAACTGGCTCTGCAGCAGATGGGGAACGACGACATGGATAAAGCCATGACGTTGTTGAAAAAAGGGGCCGCCGCAGATCGCAACAGCGCGCGTATTTCCATCATGATGGGGCGCGTCTTTATGGCGAGTGGCGACTATGCCAAAGCCGTTGAAAGCCTGCTGCGCGTCATTGATCAGGACAAAGAGCTGGTCAGTGAAACCCTTGAAATGCTGCAGACCTGTTATCAGCAACTGGATAAACAGGATGAATGGGTTGCGTTCCTGCGTCGCTGTGTGGAAGAGAACACCGGGGCCACCGCAGAGTTGATGCTTTCCGACGTGGTTGAGCAACATGAGGGCAGCGACACGGCACAGGTTTATATAACGCGTCAGCTACAGCGTCACCCTACAATGCGGGTTTTCCACAAGCTGATGGATTACCACCTGAACGACGCAGAAGAAGGGCGCGCCAAAGAGAGCCTGATGGTGCTGCGTGACATGGTTGGCGAACAGGTGCGCAGCAAACCGCGCTACCGCTGTCAGAAGTGTGGTTTCACCGCCTATACGCTTTACTGGCACTGTCCTTCATGCCGGGCCTGGTCAACCATCAAGCCCATTCGCGGTCTCGATGGGCAGTGA
- the yciH gene encoding stress response translation initiation inhibitor YciH, which translates to MTDSNSRLVYSTETGRIDEPKAKAERPKGDGIVRIQRQTSGRKGKGVCLISGIDLDDAELAKLAAELKKKCGCGGAVKDGIIEIQGDKRDVIKSHLEAKGMKVKLAGG; encoded by the coding sequence ATGACGGACTCCAACAGTCGTCTGGTCTATTCAACCGAAACCGGACGTATTGACGAACCGAAAGCGAAAGCGGAGCGCCCGAAAGGCGATGGGATTGTTCGCATCCAGCGCCAGACCAGCGGTCGTAAAGGAAAGGGCGTATGTCTTATCTCGGGTATTGATCTGGATGACGCAGAGCTGGCAAAGCTGGCGGCTGAACTGAAAAAGAAATGTGGCTGCGGCGGTGCCGTAAAAGACGGCATAATCGAAATCCAGGGTGATAAACGCGATGTCATTAAATCGCATCTTGAAGCCAAAGGGATGAAAGTGAAACTGGCGGGCGGTTAA
- a CDS encoding LapA family protein has translation MKYLLIFLLVLAIFVISVTLGAQNDQQVTFNYLLAQGEYRVSSLLAVLFAAGFAIGWLVCGLFWLKVRVSLARAERKIKRLEHQIAPASDIPESSGVPVVKE, from the coding sequence GTGAAATATTTACTCATTTTCTTACTGGTATTGGCGATTTTTGTCATTTCAGTCACATTGGGTGCACAAAACGATCAACAGGTAACGTTTAACTATCTGCTGGCGCAGGGCGAGTATCGTGTTTCAAGCCTGCTGGCGGTCTTGTTCGCAGCCGGCTTCGCCATTGGCTGGCTGGTATGTGGCCTGTTCTGGTTAAAAGTGCGTGTTTCACTTGCGCGTGCGGAACGTAAAATTAAACGCCTCGAACATCAAATTGCGCCTGCGTCCGACATTCCGGAAAGCTCTGGTGTGCCGGTCGTCAAGGAATAA
- the pgpB gene encoding phosphatidylglycerophosphatase B — translation MLSIARRTAAGAALLLIMPLAVWVSGWMWQPGQNAMWLKILYWTTETVTQPWGIITHVLLCAWFLWCLRFRLRAALVLFAILGGAILVGQGVKSWVKDHVQEPRPFVVWLEKTHHVPVNEFYNLKRKDRGALVKEQLAEQQDIPKFLRKHWQKETGFAFPSGHTMFAASWALLGVGLLWPRRRTVTIAILLVWATGVMGSRLLLGMHWPRDLVVATLISWLLVTLATWLAERLCGPLTPPPEEREEIAEREHSGV, via the coding sequence ATGCTTTCAATCGCCAGACGAACGGCAGCAGGTGCAGCCCTATTACTGATTATGCCACTGGCCGTATGGGTATCAGGCTGGATGTGGCAGCCCGGGCAAAACGCCATGTGGCTGAAAATCTTATACTGGACAACAGAGACCGTTACCCAACCCTGGGGCATCATTACTCATGTATTGCTTTGCGCCTGGTTTTTGTGGTGCCTGCGCTTTCGTCTACGCGCAGCGCTGGTGCTCTTTGCTATCCTCGGTGGGGCGATTCTGGTAGGCCAGGGGGTGAAATCCTGGGTGAAAGATCATGTCCAGGAACCGCGTCCTTTTGTGGTCTGGCTGGAAAAAACGCATCATGTTCCGGTGAATGAGTTCTACAATTTAAAACGTAAAGATCGTGGTGCGCTGGTGAAAGAACAGCTTGCGGAACAGCAGGATATCCCGAAATTCTTACGTAAGCACTGGCAAAAAGAGACCGGCTTTGCGTTTCCATCCGGACACACCATGTTTGCCGCCAGTTGGGCACTTCTGGGTGTCGGGCTGCTGTGGCCGCGGCGTCGTACGGTGACTATCGCCATTTTGCTGGTCTGGGCGACGGGAGTGATGGGCAGCCGTTTACTGCTGGGCATGCACTGGCCACGTGATTTAGTGGTGGCGACGCTCATTTCATGGCTGCTGGTGACCCTGGCAACCTGGCTTGCTGAACGGCTCTGCGGTCCGTTAACGCCGCCGCCGGAAGAGAGAGAAGAGATCGCCGAAAGGGAGCACAGCGGCGTCTGA